From Plasmodium brasilianum strain Bolivian I chromosome 7, whole genome shotgun sequence, the proteins below share one genomic window:
- a CDS encoding PIH1 domain-containing protein: protein MEDIKISYEEKEKFHKAFRQHEFRMLFDEYFDEISDKKYRKEKEDYLLSLYFKGELKKDQILIKPIEAFCVKTKILYSNHTNQRLFLNICSHEGIHSISFGDISRGEVNIPYSLSQIRPDKQGKKKKKKAAKKGSQRAPEKDDQNVVKRLCAGEMNMHERVHVRNNVCCLTIDCCVNPLTVNVTRNYNEILNFLLEDVCVNIEKNIMKDKEKICRDFKVSSDMKCKGDKPFLLCINKSVIKKNILIEEEKKLENMKKEFEEKNTAISPNDVDKILQKSKVETEIRKNEENELDNSDMQELNTRSIEVGKVEIQREKKKYFIYHQGTMNTSSFFKLKENKQISLNLPSKIKVLICTDNYVKKNDINIRIEKKILQVKFDNSEEEDVIVHLPYPCNGKDYVCVLKKDKKKIEIYLKLCEEFLKEYADSIYEKYYHNKRVDDSIDSLNYIDDIVDSYQKGKDKVDEEVNEGAEEEDEKEEANRKVKEEDEKEEANRGVEEEARKEGTNRKVEEEANKGAEKDGLTKEAEVQGGSEEIQNNKNLNEETSKSCSSSKIKKNDMEFPPVVPEYSESVPIQELIKNKSEKMLDSSFSFNDKNNFLNCDISTKLKFGFLDDSKCAEMSEKGVEEDTRGGISQSCKIRDIDLEGLKKEDLNCTIKRNNNMLNNGGNTFPNGIKIEMVNDEADLFNNDQVAEKSSALSHEHADKNIGSEFNKLSKLRKKKSQISGCPSTLNDSEYLKDIDMYEHAEKGVIFSCMLWTAYI from the exons atggaagatataaaaattagttatgaagaaaaggaaaaattccACAAAGCATTTAGGCAGCATGAGTTTCGAATGCTATTTGATGAATATTTTGATGAAATATctgataaaaaatacagaaaagaaaaagaggatTATTTGttaagtttatattttaagggggaattaaaaaaagatcaAATTTTGATTAAACCAATTGAAGCATTTTGtgttaaaacaaaaattttgtattctAACCACACTAACCAAagactttttttaaatatctgCTCTCATGAAGGTATTCATAGTATTTCTTTTGGGGATATTTCCAGGGGGGAGGTGAACATTCCTTACTCCCTTTCTCAAATTAGGCCTGACAAacaaggtaaaaaaaaaaaaaaaaaggcagcAAAAAAGGGCAGCCAAAGAGCACCTGAAAAAGATGATCAAAATGTAGTAAAACGATTGTGTGCGGGGGAGATGAATATGCATGAACGTGTCCatgtaa GAAACAACGTGTGCTGCTTAACGATAGATTGTTGTGTTAACCCGTTAACGGTGAATGTAACTAGAAACTAcaatgaaattttaaattttttgctGGAAGATGTGTGtgtaaatattgaaaaaaatatcatgAAGGATAAGGAAAAGATTTGTCGAGATTTTAAAGTTTCAAGTGATATGAAATGTAAAGGTGATAAGCCTTTTTTactatgtataaataaaagtgttattaaaaaaaatatattaatagaagaagagaagaaattggaaaacatgaaaaaagaattcgAAGAAAAGAATACAGCTATATCACCAAATGATGTGGACAAAATTTTACAGAAAAGTAAAGTAGAGACAGAAATAAGAAAGAATGAAGAAAACGAACTTGACAATTCAGATATGCAAGAATTGAACACGAGAAGTATTGAAGTAGGAAAGGTAGAAATacaaagggaaaaaaaaaaatattttatttatcatcaAGGTACAATGAATACGTCTTCtttctttaaattaaaagagaaCAAACAAATTTCTCTTAATTTACctagtaaaataaaagttttaataTGTACAGATAATTATGTtaagaaaaatgatataaatataagaatcGAAAAGAAGATACTTCAAGTGAAATTTGATAACTCAGAAGAGGAAGATGTAATTGTCCATTTGCCATATCCTTGTAATGGGAAAGACTATGTgtgtgttttaaaaaaagataaaaagaaaatagaaatatatttaaaattgtgCGAAGAGTTTCTAAAGGAGTATGCTGACAGCATATATGAAAAGTATTACCATAATAAGAGGGTTGATGATAGCATTGACTCGTTGAACTACATTGACGATATAGTGGATAGTTACCAAAAAGGGAAAGACAAAGTAGATGAAGAGGTGAATGAGGGGGCAGAAGAAGAGGATGAGAAGGAAGAGGCGAATAGGAAGGTAAAAGAGGAGGATGAAAAGGAAGAGGCGAATAGGGGGGTAGAAGAAGAGGCTAGAAAGGAAGGGACGAATAGGAAGGTAGAAGAAGAGGCGAATAAGGGGGCAGAAAAAGATGGATTAACAAAAGAAGCTGAAGTTCAAGGAGGAAGCGAAGAAAtacaaaacaataaaaacCTTAACGAAGAAACGTCCAAAAGTTGTAGTtcttcaaaaattaaaaaaaatgatatggAATTTCCGCCTGTTGTGCCAGAATATAGTGAAAGTGTACCTATAcaagaattaataaaaaataaatctgaAAAAATGTTAGATAGTTCTTTTAGTTTCAAtgataagaataattttttaaattgtgaCATATCAACGAAGCTAAAATTTGGCTTTCTTGATGATTCCAAATGCGCAGAGATGAGTGAAAAAGGTGTAGAGGAAGACACAAGGGGCGGTATAAGTCAAAGTTGCAAAATTAGAGATATCGATTTAGAAGGACTTAAAAAGGAAGACCTTAATTGCAcaataaagagaaataataatatgttaaataatgGAGGAAATACTTTTCCTAATGGTATAAAGATAGAGATGGTAAATGATGAAGCCGATTTATTTAATAACGATCAAGTTGCTGAAAAGAGTTCAGCATTGTCGCATGAACATgcagataaaaatataggaaGTGAATTTAACAAGCTGAGCAaacttagaaaaaaaaaaagtcagaTTTCAGGATGTCCTTCTACTCTTAATGATAGTGAATATTTGAAAGATATTGATATGTATGAACATGCAGAAAAGGGAGTTATCTTTTCTTGCATGTTATGGActgcatacatataa
- a CDS encoding proteasome subunit beta type-6 yields the protein METLLDCETLKKYEEETNEYIRKKNVEKLFDVILKNVLMNKPENVYLYIYKNIYSFLLNKIFIMGPPLLKITSTVSSSIANSFSYYHLNTPDLIKSHISSNTNNTNDDDQNLPNKKLIRDDLVCSIVKSNINSLDAKQKRGYVIEGFPNTNVQANECLQYLPSHVFILYADEEYIYEKYEEENNTNIFSNVNNLAEDEYAELFEMKEKDTNEIKDEVNVYLRNVSGVLKVLGNNKKAINLKEYNEKSLIDHIMNLVRQNENNWNSVLGDDTYDETQDLTLKFKTKYSADLFRKNNLTREMEVESIKIQSMNDNLASGIYDIKTPISDGTTIIGLIYDSGVMLACDTRTSSGTFITNKCSRKINRINENIYVCRSGASAHSQKVIEIIKHYCLSMKSENRKKGRFHEDEVINDDINDEEIDINKINNSLDYNNSNTNLITKHKYFYEDKFMDYNPLVENIAHITKKLLYANNNFLSCGLIFGGYDKEKEQQLYSVNLNGSIIQRYDYAVSGSGSVYIQSYLQDKYKKFMNKKECFDLILNCVKYAMYNDNSSGGIVRIINITKLFVEEYTVTNTQLHFDY from the exons aTGGAAACACTATTAGACTGCGAAACtctgaaaaaatatgaagaagaaaCCAATGAATACATTCgcaaaaaaaatgttgaaaAGCTGTTTgatgttattttaaaaaatgttttaatgaaCAAACCAGAAAAtgtttatctatatatatataagaatatttattctttcctgttaaataaaatttttataatgggCCCTCCtttgttaaaaattacatCAACGGTATCTTCTTCAATTGCCAACTCATTTAGTTACTACCATCTTAATACACCCGATTTAATAAAATCCCACATTTCGAGTAACACAAATAACACAAATGATGATGACCAAAATTTGCCGAATAAAAAACTAa TAAGGGACGATTTAGTATGTTCTATTgttaaaagtaatataaacaGCTTAGACGCAAAGCAAAAAAGGGGATATGTTATTGAAGGCTTTCCCAACACTAATGTACAGGCAAATGAATGTCTTCAATATTTACCTTCCcatgttttcattttgtatgCCGATGaggaatacatatatgaaaaatatgaagaagaaaataacacaaacattttttcaaatgttAACAACCTAGCTGAAGACGAATATGCAGAATTATTcgaaatgaaagaaaaagatacgAATGAGATTAAAGATGAAgtgaatgtatatttaag AAACGTTTCAGGAGTATTAAAAGTTTTAGGGAACAATAAAAAAGccataaatttaaaagaatataatgaaaaaagtttAATAGATCACATTATg aatttgGTTCGTCAGAATGAGAATAATTGGAATAGCGTGCTTGGTGATGATACGTACGATG aaacaCAAGATTTGACACTCAagtttaaaacaaaatattcagCCGACTTGTTCCGAAAAAACAACCTGACTCGtga GATGGAAGTGGAAAGCATTAAAATACAGTCGATGAATGATAACTTGGCTAGTggtatatatgatattaaaaCCCCAATATCTGATGGAACGACAATCATTGGCTTAATATACGATAGTGGTGTGATGCTTGCATGTGACACTAGAACATCCTCAGGAACGTTTATTACGAACAAATGTTCAAGGAAAATAAAtcgaataaatgaaaatatctATGTGTGTAGAAGTGGTGCTTCAGCACATAGCCAAAAAGtaattgaaataataaaacattattGTTTATCTATGAAAAGTGAAAATCGAAAAAAAGGTAGATTCCATGAAGATGAAGTAATAAATGATGATATAAATGATGAAGAGATtgacataaataaaattaacaattcgttagattataataatagcaatacaaatttaataactaaacataaatatttttatgaagatAAATTTATGGATTATAATCCGTTAGTAGAAAATATAGCACACATTACCAAAAAGCTTCTGTATGcgaataataatttcttatcGTGTGGTCTTATCTTTGGTGGTtatgataaagaaaaagaacaacAACTTTATTCAGTCAATTTAAATGGGAGCATAATTCAAAGATATGATTATGCAGTTAGTGGTAGTGGGAGTGTATACATTCAGTCGTATTTacaagataaatataaaaaatttatgaacaaaaaagaatgttTTGATTTAATTCTAAATTGTGTCAAATATGCCATGTACAATGATAATAGTAGTGGGGGGATTGtaagaataattaatataacgAAACTCTTTGTAGAAGAATACACCGTTACAAATACCCAGCTGCATTTTGATTACTAG
- a CDS encoding protein MAM3 — protein sequence MQLWLLITCIVACGILSALFSGLSLGIMMLDTLQLNLLILVSEKNKKELSNAKNARKILPLRNNTNEILVTFITANVMVNSAFSLLLGELTDGFTSFIVSTLIITIFGEIIPQSVCSKHGLAIGGFFAPLIHCLKFCLYIFAKPTSLILDRFVGKNVLNTYDKKQLKALVDVHKSAAGILNEDEAKIVVSALELSQYKVIHIMTDIDYVFGIDYNSFINYHTIKKILKSGFSRIPVLNRNISECVVGLIHIKDLINIWFGINKIIFDTNSLVQCRKRKDKNKHMYYRKGTGSGIFHMIKLKSKKIRIANKICSYDDKEMQSRSALGKETPKENQWKKQKPDEDKSMNDKYFHVLSNYNGKKRNGTYDTNTEENDSDLDSTIGKDDDKDIERDNHVVNMKEKSKTGNSKGSAVMRNTNKNRSIYNDKGVDENMDKTKHSDTDSERGAPENSDQENVKISIEQMGKDKGGVVQKKKINSKNCKNRNSSNSSNSSNNSNDGYINGKKKKKKRVKINVGDEKTTSNNYYSAGDRKLRRDDEKTNEIVNPSKLREKKRKKIKKSYKNPYASKNKNVDFVEFLSDQMMDSDNDNSSSLNEQLVFMDVKKKIRMYNKINKSGHRIRRSFKDQGSSRDKRGNSNGNSSSCSSGNEPCEQRERMESKKQGYVPPASIMHLDLNNSRSRYGTESVMIKENLNKEKNMELIFLDIKNYIRVTRHKDIEIPVKYILKHIGRYVYGVDYDESILSLLSFFKSANNHIVVVRKVMYNENTDPTYSHIGIITLEDVIEMLLQEEISDEFDFRNLKKFVDIPSNFVWNNSNERMKKINVDQGKKNFQGIDKKRKHSSSKDRMVDIKKGTVIDKHVTINEGVLERGSDKVDHDKGRIEASCKVADKTADRGNIKTVYTPNDALVIHMNEQKIRKKSTMLSYQREVINFLKENVYFKYIDTQLISKCIQKKKIKTLTKDEYLLKENTFLNYAIILMKGKVRNVKNDKNILGGKCIIGLEALGPCNIIELFNGTIEKRINVIKKYEEEKKKKKKRSLFFRWKDSDDQSNPKNNTWTFLKKSKKEKNKKNIYPAGQTTVADTTTEAATTTANTASTSTATTNKPQTIVIQKNINILFKKWYTQHVYFNKCAYVADTACEYMILSKNEYMDMIIECYDNNEVDEIIGDN from the exons ATGCAATTATGGTTACTTATAACGTGTATCGTAGCATGTGGAATTTTGAGCGCTCTTTTTTCGG GCTTGTCCCTCGGAATAATGATGCTGGATACGCTTCAACTAAACTTGTTAATATTAGTATctgaaaagaacaaaaaagaattaagtAATGCAAAGAATGCAAGGAAGATACTTCCCTTACGAAATAATACAAACGAAATATTAGTTACATTCATTACAGCAAATGTTATGGTAAATTCAGCCTTTAGTTTACTCTTAGGGGAATTAACTGATGGATTTACATCTTTTATTGTATCTACGttaattattacaatatttgGGGAAATAATACCTCAATCCGTATGTTCAAAACATGGTTTAGCTATCGGAGGGTTCTTTGCTCCACTTATTCATTGTTTGAAGTTTTGCCTTTACATTTTTGCTAAACCCACTAGTTTGATTTTAGATCGTTTTGTAG GAAAGAATGTGCTTAACACCTATGACAAGAAGCAGCTGAAAGCCCTGGTGGATGTGCATAAAAGTGCAGCGGGCATACTAAACGAAGATGAAGCAAAGATTGTTGTAAGTGCACTAGAGTTATCCCAATACAAAGTGATACATATTATGACTGATATAGATTATGTGTTTGGAATTGATTATAATAGTTTTATAAATTACCATAcgataaagaaaattttgaaaagtgGGTTTTCAAGAATACCTGTGCTTAATAGAAACATATCTGAGTGTGTTGTAGGtcttatacatattaaagatttaataaacatatgGTTTggaattaacaaaataatctTTGATACTAATTCTTTAGTACAAtgcagaaaaagaaaagataaaaataaacacatGTATTATAGAAAAGGAACAGGCTCTGGTATATTTCACATGATAAAACTGAAATCAAAGAAAATTAGAATagcaaataaaatatgctcCTATGATGATAAAGAAATGCAGAGTCGATCTGCACTGGGTAAAGAAACACCAAAAGAGAATCAATGGAAGAAGCAGAAACCGGATGAGGATAAAAGTATGaatgataaatatttccATGTTTTAAGTAATTACAATGGTAAGAAAAGGAACGGAACCTATGATACAAATACGGAAGAAAATGATAGTGACCTAGACAGTACGATTGGCAAAGATGATGATAAAGATATAGAAAGGGATAATCATGTGGTCAATATGAAAGAGAAGAGCAAGACAGGAAATTCTAAAGGAAGTGCCGTTATGAGAAATACTAATAAGAACAGATCTATTTACAACGATAAGGGAGTCGACGAGAATATGGACAAAACGAAACATTCTGATACGGACAGTGAAAGAGGGGCCCCTGAAAATTCGGACcaagaaaatgtaaaaataagcATCGAACAGATGGGCAAAGATAAAGGGGGGGtagtgcaaaaaaaaaaaataaatagcaaaaattgcaaaaatagGAACAGTAGTAACAGCAGCAACAGTAGCAACAACAGCAACGACGGCTATAttaatggtaaaaaaaaaaaaaaaaagagagtgAAAATTAACGTAGGGGACGAGAAGACGACCAGCAATAATTACTACAGCGCAGGTGATAGAAAATTGCGGAGAGAcgatgaaaaaacaaatgaaataGTAAACCCCTCGAAgttaagggaaaaaaaaagaaaaaaaattaaaaagtcgTACAAAAACCCGTATgcttctaaaaataaaaatgtggaTTTCGTCGAGTTTCTTTCAGATCAGATGATGGATAGTGACAATGATAACTCGTCCAGTTTAAACGAACAGCTAGTGTTCATGGATgtgaagaaaaagataagGATGTACAACAAGATTAACAAAAGTGGACACAGAATAAGGCGGTCGTTTAAGGACCAGGGTAGTAGCAGAGACAAAAGAGGCAATAGTAACGGCAACAGTAGTAGCTGCTCCAGTGGTAATGAACCATGTGAGCAGAGGGAGAGAATGGAATCCAAGAAGCAGGGGTATGTACCCCCTGCCAGCATTATGCACCTGGACTTGAACAACAGTCGAAGCAGGTATGGTACCGAGAGCGTaatgataaaagaaaatttaaataaagagaaaaatatggAACTTATATTCTtagatattaaaaattatattaggGTTACTAGACATAAAGACATAGAAATACCAGTGAAGTATATATTGAAACACATTGGTAGGTATGTATATGGAGTAGACTATGATGAAAGTattctttctcttttaagTTTTTTCAAAAGTGCAAACAACCATATTGTTGTAGTTAGAAAGGTTatgtataatgaaaatacagATCCTACTTACTCTCATATTGGCATTATTACGTTAGAGGATGTTATTGAAATGTTATTACAAGAAGAAATCTCAGATGAATTCGATTTTAGaaatctaaaaaaatttgttgaCATACCTTCAAATTTTGTGTGGAATAATTCAAACGAACGtatgaaaaagataaatgtTGATCagggaaaaaagaattttcaaGGAATAGATAAGAAGAGGAAACATAGCTCAAGTAAGGATCGAATGGTTGATATAAAGAAAGGCACAGTGATAGATAAGCATGTTACTATCAATGAAGGGGTGTTAGAAAGAGGAAGCGATAAGGTGGATCATGACAAGGGTAGGATAGAGGCATCATGTAAGGTAGCAGATAAAACGGCTGATAGAGGTAATATCAAGACTGTCTATACTCCGAATGATGCACTAGTCATCCACATGAACGagcaaaaaataaggaaaaagtCAACAATGCTTAGTTACCAAAGGGAAGTCATTAACTTCCTGAAGGAAAATGtttatttcaaatatatagataCCCAGTTGATAAGCAAatgtattcaaaaaaaaaaaattaaaacattaacAAAGGACGAATATCTACTAAAAGAAaacacatttttaaattatgctataattttaatgaagGGAAAAGtaagaaatgtaaaaaatgataaaaatatcttAGGAGGAAAGTGCATCATTGGGTTGGAAGCCTTAGGGCCTTGTAATATTATTGAACTCTTTAACGGCAcaattgaaaaaagaataaacgTTATAAAGAAgtatgaagaagaaaaaaaaaaaaaaaaaaaaagatcatTGTTTTTTAGGTGGAAAGATTCAGATGATCAAAGTAatccaaaaaataatacgtGGACTTTCCTAAAGAAatcaaaaaaagagaaaaataaaaaaaacatataccCAGCTGGTCAGACTACGGTTGCAGATACGACGACGGAGGCAGCTACTACGACTGCCAACACTGCTTCTACTTCTACCGCTACTACAAATAAACCCCAAACCATCGTTATTCAAAAAAACATCAATATcttgtttaaaaaatggtACACGCAGCATGTGTACTTCAACAAGTGCGCCTATGTGGCAG ATACTGCCTGTGAATACATGATTTTGTCAAAAAACGAGTATATGGACATGATTATAg aatGCTACGACAACAACGAAGTTGACGAGATCATTGGAGATAATTAA